acttagcgagagaacgtgaccttataagacagcttgatccaggcgagccccaaataagggatataaaccaacgcatcagattgcttgtggatgaacacaagcgggcgaaatgggaggagcacctaagaggttgtaacctctctaccggtgtgggtaaactttggtccaccgtaaagtccctatcgaatccgactaagcacaaagacaaagtttccatcgcctttggcgacaaagtgctgtcggacgcgaaaaaatgcgcgagcgctttctgccgacaatatataatgcatcctacggtcgacaaagatagacggagagccaatagacacgcacacaaacacaaattcagcgcgtcaccaatcaccatcaccgctaaagaggttgaggacgccattggtcgtgctaaaccatccaaagcagtgggcccagacggcagagggtttcaaatatttagcgcatgtcttcaacctgtctctttccacctttttcatacctgagaaatggaaaatggccaaggtcgtcccgctactaaagcctgggaaaccagctaacataggtgagtcgtatcgtccgatatctctcctatcgccagtggcaaagacgcttgaagccattttgctccgttatttccaagcaaatttgcagctagcccctcatcagcatggcttcagaaaacttcatagcactaccaccgcgctaaatgccattagcacccagataaattgcggtttaaatcaatacccccaccatagaacagtactcgtagcgctagacctatcaaaagcttttgatacggtcaaccatggctcgttactgcaggacctggaagggtctacccttcccacaTGTCTTAataggtggaccgcaaattatctgggtggtcggcaggcatcggtgcaatttagaaacgaaacatcaaaaccaacgagaattaaacaaggggtgccacagggtggtgtcctatccccacttttgtttaatttctacatatctaagctactttcaccaccggaaggagtcacaatcgtttcctacgccgatgactgcacaataatggccacaggcccaggcccaaagatcgatgcgctatgcaataaaataaacggctacctccctgatctctccagttttttcgcctcgcgaaacctggcattatcaccgtctAAATCTTCCgctaccttatttacaacatggacgtcccaaatgtcgaccattttgaacatccacgtcgatggcactacgctaccgactgtcctacaccccaaaatcttgggtgtgacgtttgatcaagatgtacattttggtgagcacgcagccgcaattgttccgagaattcagagccgtaacaaaatcctcaaatccctcgctggtaGCACTtttggaaaagataaagaaacgctcatgaatacatacaaagcaattagccagccgattacgtgctacgcgtaacccatatggtcgccaagcctaaaaatcacccactggaagaaactacaggcctgccaaaatactgctctcagaatcgccacgggctgtcttcttatgtccccagaacaccatctgcataatgaggcgagaatactccccatcagggagagaaatgagatgctgaccaaacagttcctgttgaatacccagaaacgtgggcatcccaacagacatctgattgatgaaccagcaccgcctaggggcttaaggagtcatctccgcaagcattttgaggaaatacggcacctgagaacccagccgtatgaagtgaaaaaacacaagcaggtccttggtgaactccataaacaggcgtcggacctttatgccgggaattgcccggtgaatccagtacttaacgaaaattatccaaaacttgcggaagaggaacgcatactccccagggaaacgcgtgtcactgttgctaaacttcgttctggatactgtaacaggttaaactcttacctatccagaatcaaccccgacatacaaaatgtatgccccgcttgcaatgtgtccccacatgacaccaaccatctcttcaattgtaatgtggaaccaacgcctctaatacccctttccttatggtccacccctgttgaattttccttggactcccgttagaggatattgatgacaatttgtgatcggtcgcggctattaggtggggcgagcattgctacaacaacaggtgaaatattgattttataataaaaacaacaaagttttaattttgtgttccgatatatttcgattacaaccTTCGGTAATCATCTTCAAGGGAACTATAACAAATATAACAAATATAGCATTATTTATAATATCAACTTAAACTattgacaataaaataataacatacattttgttttacaCGTCCGTTCTGTTATGGTTCTGTTTGACGCGGAGCTTTCTACTGTCGATTTGTTAGTTAATAAATGTCTAAATATGTGGGCGgagccgttgttgttgtttttgtagcgataaggttgctcacccgaaggctttggagagtgttatcaatgtaatggtcctttgccggatacagatccggtacgctccggtaccacagcaccattaaggtgctagtcccaccatctccggaacgatttatgtggccacattaaaccttcaggcgatcccctccctccccacccccaagttccatgaggatcttggggtcgccagagcctcgtctgttagtgaaacaggatcggccgcggataggtgaggatgacaattgggtttggagaagctatatattgcgctggcaacctgaagggttgcgctacgtagccccttgaatctggtattttagtcgcctcttacgacaggcatacctaccgcgggaatattctgacccttTAACCCGCTGGGGTTGGGTGGAGCCGTCAACATCTGTTTTGTAATTTAGTCGTATGTTAGgtggtgtgttaattatatgcagcatttccaaTGTGAGGCTCTTGCTATAGTTTGACTCTTGCTGGAGATTAGTTGCATTGTTTAAATTGGGAGCGTGGCCGCTACTCGCACAGTGGGCCATTAAAGCTGTTTTATAAGTATTTTACTGGATTTtgtttaaactttaaactttaaagtaGACGCGATCACATGATTCACCTTCCTTGCCATTACATGGTATTTTATATACCACATTGTTCTTTTCGGTGCGAGGTATTTTAGCGTTCGTATTGTTAAAATAATatgtttttaatgtatttttcggTTTATGAGctattttatatgtatttttattgtagCAGTCAGACTTTGCTAAACGCTCTGAAAGATTGGGAACGTAGGTTACAGACTTGAAATTTgtaggtttttttgtttcgttttgttGATTGCTGttatttatatttcttattaATGTCTTTATAAGGTTTTCGGGAAAATCATTTTTCTTCAATAAAGTGAAAATTTCCTTTTGATTTCCTTGTGGTAACTTTTATCTGATATATCCAACATTCCTTCGTATCCAGCCTTTCGCTGTATTATCATAGACTTCGGGTGTTTTGAATTGAAGTTAAGGATTCGTCCTGATGATGTtggcttttgataccactttgtTTTTAATTGATTTCCGCGTTTTATCACGATGGCGTCTAAATACGGTAATCTTTCATCGTTTTCAAgttctattgtaaatttaatattattgtcaAACAAATTTAATGCGTTAAGTGTTCTTTCTACCTCATCTTGCCGAATAATTGTAAACAAATCATCAACATACTTTGTTAGCAGCTTTGGTACACGTGGAAGTCATTGTTCGGTTAAGTAACTCCTCCATAACTATATCCGCGATTACTGGTGATGTAGGGgatcccatcggcattcctttaaGCTGTATGTAAATTTTatcattaaatctaaaatatctgttttcttcaACACAAAATCTTAAGATTTCCATAAACAAATTTTTCGGTATTTTTGTGAATTCCTGTATTTTTGTCCATTTTTCTCTTACAACCTTAAGTGCTAGCATACCGATACAGTTACGTAGGGACGAcgaagtcaaaattaaaaacaagactAGCACAGCACAAGTCAGACTTTAAACAAAATCCACAGTCAAATACTTATAAAACAGCTTTAATGGCCCACTGTGCGAGTAGCGGCCACTCTCCCAATTTAACCAATGCAACTATTCTCCAGCAAGAGTCAAACTATAGCAAGCGCCTCACATTGGAAATACTGCATATAATTAACATACCACCTAACATACGACTAAATTACAAAACAGATGTTGACGGCTCCGCCCACATATTTAGACATTTATTAACTAACAAATCGACAGTAGAAAGCTCCGCGTCAAACAAAACGGACGtgtaaaacaaaatgtatgttattattttattgtcaatAGTTTAAGTTGATATtataaataatgttatatttgttATAGTTCCCTTGAAGATGATTACCGAAGGttgcaatcgaaatatatcggaacacaaaattaaaactttgttgtttttattataaaatcaatattcgacctcgagccggcaaaaacCATCTCTGAGTTATTAAATAAAGGTCgccaaaataattattatttaaacgcatatatttaataaaacaatatttataatatatatcaaaTGTAAACTGTTTAACTACGATTGTAACGATTTCCATCACCACGACGCACGACATCTTTGTATTCATCCATACGACGCATACGTTCCATATACTCAGGATCATCATTCTCAATTTTTTCCTCTTCAATAGCTTTTTCTTGGTCTTCCTGTTCATTTGGATCTTGAGCAGCTGCAATTGCTTGTGCTTGATTAATTTTTGCCACTTTTTCCTCATCTGGGAAAACACCATCACGTACACGCTGGTCATAGAATTCATTGACAGTCATTACCGGCAAACTCGGATAACCCGCACCGAAAACTGCTTTTTGAGCGGCATTACGCGTTATAATAAACGGCTGCATTGGTTTCTTTTTTGGTTGCTGTATACGGTGAttatggtgatgatgatgatgtgatTGTTCTGCATCAGTCAACGTTCTAACCGAGTCATCACTTCGTATTTTATCGGCACCGCTAGTTGCTACATTCATGGCACGTATCTCTACCATTTGATTTTCTAATTTAATACTGTCTAATTCTTCGTTAGCATCGATAATACTTTTATTAAGTAGTTTGAGAAAGAATTCTCGGCGCACTTCATCGTCAACAGTTTTTGTGCGCACagctaatttcattttatttataaattcttCCAATTCTTTCTTTTTTCGAAATTGTGTAATTTTGTCATTGCGTGCGTGTGCGGCACGCATGAGTTCTGCCAATTCATCTTTATTGCCACCCTCCGCGTTGGTTGCCATTTTTTGGTCGTCACATAGTTCATACTCTTTGCAACGGTGCAAGAAGTCGCTGAAATTTTGACCATTTCTTTTACGATACTTTTAAACAATTATTATTAACTTACTTAAAGTAGACTTCTGCTATTTTGAGCACCTCACCCCTATCCTCGTGTTGAAGTTTCAGCGCTACTTTTCCCAAAAAGAATGGAAGGAGTAAATATTGTAATGAATCGGTTGACACTTCATCAATTAGTTCATTAGGACTAAATAGACCAATTTGATTTACAAATGTTGTTGCCGCTTCAAACTTGGACATAGTATTTTTGATTTTGTGctgaaacaacaaaaaatagCTACACATTCCCACAAAATTTGCAATATTTGGCAAAATAGAAAAGTATAGTCACTTGATATTCTGCCGAGTTAAATGGTAAGGTGCTTGTGTCCAGCTCCTCAAACTCTTGCCAACCTTGGGAGAAAATTTCTTGCAAACTCTGCTGACCATTGGCATTTTCCTCGGTTTCCATGCCTTTTTCTGCCATAACTTTTGGTTTTTGTACGTTGCGGGGGAAACAATATTTATATTTTGCTATTAAATGAGTTACAAATACGAAGGTTCTTAGGTAAAATAGCACATTAAGCGTGACGAGTAAacatggcagaacgatacaaggtggcagcatggtgacatacctacaaacataaataaaaaacccatgtactttgtttttgtaaattcgagggacaaatgtcaaaatcgtactgcggtggcaattgatgtatcaaatcaaataaaaaaagtttacaatcagctgttccatgctgccacattgtgtcgttccgccatgcgagtaaagctggagacattggtgctttatcggtaaccttttaacagctgattcgaccaaccttatgagaatcaatgcaatcgatttttttttttttttttttagaggtttaagctggagtcattggtgccgtatgtcgtatcgctgtatccgtatccctaacgtaatcagctgtttatcgttacgacggttggttggttggctacgatacggttacgactttagcggcaccaataatcgattgcattgattctcataaggttggtcgaatcagctgttaaaaggttaccgataaagcaccaatgtctccagctttaagttaCTTCCGCGCCATGTATTAGTTGACTGAGGAGGATTATTTGGCCCATTCAAGGAATTAAAGCGCCATCACcaattatgtgtttttttttatgaaattatgaTTTATGTTTATCTTTTCGTTATTGTTttagtatgtatttatttatagaaGAAAATATGGATGTCTTTTCTATGTTCACAATCTGGTTTTGCTGGTTGATGTGTTTTCTGTTCGTGAAAGACTGCATGACACATATGGCTTTTTACTCATGGTAAAAAGTTATCGTGTAATGGCTTTCTGTTCGTGTGAATGTCTCGATGGTTGTTTTGCGATCTCTATTAAACTGatgattttatttcttttaaaaagTTTGCTATGGTACTGAAGACTAATTGTTGATCCGTCCTGAATAGTTCTTCCAGGTTGTTACTCGAATTCAGATTTGGaaa
The DNA window shown above is from Eurosta solidaginis isolate ZX-2024a chromosome 2, ASM4086904v1, whole genome shotgun sequence and carries:
- the Tap42 gene encoding immunoglobulin-binding protein 1 isoform X6; translation: MARKTFVFVTHLIAKYKYCFPRNVQKPKVMAEKGMETEENANGQQSLQEIFSQGWQEFEELDTSTLPFNSAEYQHKIKNTMSKFEAATTFVNQIGLFSPNELIDEVSTDSLQYLLLPFFLGKVALKLQHEDRGEVLKIAEVYFNDFLHRCKEYELCDDQKMATNAEGGNKDELAELMRAAHARNDKITQFRKKKELEEFINKMKLAVRTKTVDDEVRREFFLKLLNKSIIDANEELDSIKLENQMVEIRAMNVATSGADKIRSDDSVRTLTDAEQSHHHHHHNHRIQQPKKKPMQPFIITRNAAQKAVFGAGYPSLPVMTVNEFYDQRVRDGVFPDEEKVAKINQAQAIAAAQDPNEQEDQEKAIEEEKIENDDPEYMERMRRMDEYKDVVRRGDGNRYNRS
- the Tap42 gene encoding immunoglobulin-binding protein 1 isoform X3; translated protein: MWQHGTADCKLFLFDLIHQLPPQYDFDICPSNLQKQTKYKYCFPRNVQKPKVMAEKGMETEENANGQQSLQEIFSQGWQEFEELDTSTLPFNSAEYQHKIKNTMSKFEAATTFVNQIGLFSPNELIDEVSTDSLQYLLLPFFLGKVALKLQHEDRGEVLKIAEVYFNDFLHRCKEYELCDDQKMATNAEGGNKDELAELMRAAHARNDKITQFRKKKELEEFINKMKLAVRTKTVDDEVRREFFLKLLNKSIIDANEELDSIKLENQMVEIRAMNVATSGADKIRSDDSVRTLTDAEQSHHHHHHNHRIQQPKKKPMQPFIITRNAAQKAVFGAGYPSLPVMTVNEFYDQRVRDGVFPDEEKVAKINQAQAIAAAQDPNEQEDQEKAIEEEKIENDDPEYMERMRRMDEYKDVVRRGDGNRYNRS
- the Tap42 gene encoding immunoglobulin-binding protein 1 isoform X5 — its product is MCHAVFHEQKTHQPAKPDSKYKYCFPRNVQKPKVMAEKGMETEENANGQQSLQEIFSQGWQEFEELDTSTLPFNSAEYQHKIKNTMSKFEAATTFVNQIGLFSPNELIDEVSTDSLQYLLLPFFLGKVALKLQHEDRGEVLKIAEVYFNDFLHRCKEYELCDDQKMATNAEGGNKDELAELMRAAHARNDKITQFRKKKELEEFINKMKLAVRTKTVDDEVRREFFLKLLNKSIIDANEELDSIKLENQMVEIRAMNVATSGADKIRSDDSVRTLTDAEQSHHHHHHNHRIQQPKKKPMQPFIITRNAAQKAVFGAGYPSLPVMTVNEFYDQRVRDGVFPDEEKVAKINQAQAIAAAQDPNEQEDQEKAIEEEKIENDDPEYMERMRRMDEYKDVVRRGDGNRYNRS
- the Tap42 gene encoding immunoglobulin-binding protein 1 isoform X7 translates to MCHAVFHEQKTHQPAKPDFMAEKGMETEENANGQQSLQEIFSQGWQEFEELDTSTLPFNSAEYQHKIKNTMSKFEAATTFVNQIGLFSPNELIDEVSTDSLQYLLLPFFLGKVALKLQHEDRGEVLKIAEVYFNDFLHRCKEYELCDDQKMATNAEGGNKDELAELMRAAHARNDKITQFRKKKELEEFINKMKLAVRTKTVDDEVRREFFLKLLNKSIIDANEELDSIKLENQMVEIRAMNVATSGADKIRSDDSVRTLTDAEQSHHHHHHNHRIQQPKKKPMQPFIITRNAAQKAVFGAGYPSLPVMTVNEFYDQRVRDGVFPDEEKVAKINQAQAIAAAQDPNEQEDQEKAIEEEKIENDDPEYMERMRRMDEYKDVVRRGDGNRYNRS
- the Tap42 gene encoding immunoglobulin-binding protein 1 isoform X8, encoding MAEKGMETEENANGQQSLQEIFSQGWQEFEELDTSTLPFNSAEYQHKIKNTMSKFEAATTFVNQIGLFSPNELIDEVSTDSLQYLLLPFFLGKVALKLQHEDRGEVLKIAEVYFNDFLHRCKEYELCDDQKMATNAEGGNKDELAELMRAAHARNDKITQFRKKKELEEFINKMKLAVRTKTVDDEVRREFFLKLLNKSIIDANEELDSIKLENQMVEIRAMNVATSGADKIRSDDSVRTLTDAEQSHHHHHHNHRIQQPKKKPMQPFIITRNAAQKAVFGAGYPSLPVMTVNEFYDQRVRDGVFPDEEKVAKINQAQAIAAAQDPNEQEDQEKAIEEEKIENDDPEYMERMRRMDEYKDVVRRGDGNRYNRS
- the Tap42 gene encoding immunoglobulin-binding protein 1 isoform X1 translates to MWQHGTADCKLFLFDLIHQLPPQYVTMLPPCIVLPCLLVTLNVLFYLRTFVFVTHLIAKYKYCFPRNVQKPKVMAEKGMETEENANGQQSLQEIFSQGWQEFEELDTSTLPFNSAEYQHKIKNTMSKFEAATTFVNQIGLFSPNELIDEVSTDSLQYLLLPFFLGKVALKLQHEDRGEVLKIAEVYFNDFLHRCKEYELCDDQKMATNAEGGNKDELAELMRAAHARNDKITQFRKKKELEEFINKMKLAVRTKTVDDEVRREFFLKLLNKSIIDANEELDSIKLENQMVEIRAMNVATSGADKIRSDDSVRTLTDAEQSHHHHHHNHRIQQPKKKPMQPFIITRNAAQKAVFGAGYPSLPVMTVNEFYDQRVRDGVFPDEEKVAKINQAQAIAAAQDPNEQEDQEKAIEEEKIENDDPEYMERMRRMDEYKDVVRRGDGNRYNRS
- the Tap42 gene encoding immunoglobulin-binding protein 1 isoform X2 → MDTTTPQDETEAKYKYCFPRNVQKPKVMAEKGMETEENANGQQSLQEIFSQGWQEFEELDTSTLPFNSAEYQHKIKNTMSKFEAATTFVNQIGLFSPNELIDEVSTDSLQYLLLPFFLGKVALKLQHEDRGEVLKIAEVYFNDFLHRCKEYELCDDQKMATNAEGGNKDELAELMRAAHARNDKITQFRKKKELEEFINKMKLAVRTKTVDDEVRREFFLKLLNKSIIDANEELDSIKLENQMVEIRAMNVATSGADKIRSDDSVRTLTDAEQSHHHHHHNHRIQQPKKKPMQPFIITRNAAQKAVFGAGYPSLPVMTVNEFYDQRVRDGVFPDEEKVAKINQAQAIAAAQDPNEQEDQEKAIEEEKIENDDPEYMERMRRMDEYKDVVRRGDGNRYNRS
- the Tap42 gene encoding immunoglobulin-binding protein 1 isoform X4, whose protein sequence is MDVDGEGQNRPQANKIRSRSNSRARKKKREDVSTHQVTSRMDTTTPQDETEVMAEKGMETEENANGQQSLQEIFSQGWQEFEELDTSTLPFNSAEYQHKIKNTMSKFEAATTFVNQIGLFSPNELIDEVSTDSLQYLLLPFFLGKVALKLQHEDRGEVLKIAEVYFNDFLHRCKEYELCDDQKMATNAEGGNKDELAELMRAAHARNDKITQFRKKKELEEFINKMKLAVRTKTVDDEVRREFFLKLLNKSIIDANEELDSIKLENQMVEIRAMNVATSGADKIRSDDSVRTLTDAEQSHHHHHHNHRIQQPKKKPMQPFIITRNAAQKAVFGAGYPSLPVMTVNEFYDQRVRDGVFPDEEKVAKINQAQAIAAAQDPNEQEDQEKAIEEEKIENDDPEYMERMRRMDEYKDVVRRGDGNRYNRS